In Brachypodium distachyon strain Bd21 chromosome 2, Brachypodium_distachyon_v3.0, whole genome shotgun sequence, one genomic interval encodes:
- the LOC104582892 gene encoding uncharacterized protein LOC104582892: MESSRGRRRCRSVLMVVALFFFFVVAAISLCCARSWACSGSDCGGWSTVVARSGFGRRPAASCANQEDRSRGGRQWRRRRLLVDGPGSYPPRCTSKCGSCNPCYPVHVAVPPGVPVTAEYYPEAWRCRCGNRLYMP; this comes from the exons ATGGAGAGCTCCCGGGGGAGGCGGAGATGCAGGTCCGTGCTAATGGTGGTggccttgttcttcttcttcgtcgtgGCGGCCATCTCGCTGTGCTGCGCTCGCTCCTGGGCTTGCAGTGGAAGTGACTGCGGCGGGTGGAGTACTGTGGTGGCCCGTTCAG GCTTCGGGAGACGACCAGCAGCATCTTGCGCTAATCAG GAGGACCGTTCAAGAGGCggccggcaatggcggcggcggcggctgctggtGGACGGGCCGGGGTCGTACCCGCCACGGTGCACGTCCAAGTGCGGCAGCTGCAACCCGTGCTACCCGGTGCACGTGGCCGTGCCGCCGGGCGTGCCGGTGACCGCCGAGTACTACCCGGAGGCCTGGCGGTGCAGGTGCGGCAACCGGCTCTACATGCCATAG
- the LOC100839810 gene encoding CBL-interacting protein kinase 11 isoform X1: MMDERRTILMGRYEIGKQLGQGTFAKVYYARNLRTGQAVAIKMINKDRVTKVGLMEQIKREISIMRLVKHPNVLQLFEVMATKSRIYFVLEYAKGGELFNKIAKGGKLSEDAARRYFHQLISAVDYCHSRGVYHRDLKPENLLLDENENLKVSDFGLSALAGSKRQDGLLHTTCGTPAYVAPEVLSRKGYDGAKADIWSSGVILFVLVAGYLPFHEANLIEMYRKISKADFRCPRYLSAELKELLHKILDPDPTTRISISRIKRSAWYKGPVDVNAKKHEPESTPNTFSGETATSGLTECSTSEGNQVSLSLPNLNAFDIISLSTGFNLSGFFEDEYGRREERFTTRQPVTTVLSKLKELAKRLKLKVKKKENGVLKLAAPKEGRKGFLELDAEIFEVAPSFLLVELRKINGDTMEYQKLVKEEVRPALKDIVWVWQGDQNQSALPTQEPHDQLIPPLQQQERQDQLHPSVVQ; the protein is encoded by the coding sequence ATGATGGATGAGAGGAGGACTATCTTGATGGGCCGTTATGAAATCGGAAAACAGTTGGGACAAGGAACTTTTGCGAAGGTGTATTATGCACGAAATCTTAGAACCGGCCAAGCTGTTGCCATTAAGATGATCAACAAGGACAGGGTCACAAAGGTTGGGCTTATGGAACAGATAAAGAGGGAGATTTCAATAATGAGATTGGTGAAGCATCCGAACGTCCTGCAGCTTTTTGAGGTTATGGCTACCAAGAGCaggatttattttgttttagaGTATGCTAAAGGTGGTGAGCTTTTCAACAAAATAGCAAAAGGGGGGAAGCTTAGTGAGGATGCTGCAAGGAGGTATTTCCACCAATTGATCAGCGCTGTTGACTATTGCCACAGCCGGGGTGTTTATCACCGTGACTTGAAGCCTGAAAACCTACTTCTGGATGAGAACGAAAACCTTAAAGTCTCAGATTTTGGTTTGAGTGCCCTGGCTGGGTCTAAGAGGCAGGATGGTCTTCTCCACACTACATGTGGAACTCCAGCTTATGTTGCCCCTGAAGTGCTTAGCAGGAAAGGCTATGATGGTGCAAAAGCAGATATATGGTCTAGTGGAGTAATTCTATTTGTGCTTGTGGCTGGTTACCTTCCTTTCCATGAAGCGAATCTGATAGAGATGTATAGAAAGATTTCCAAAGCGGACTTTAGATGCCCTCGGTATTTATCAGCTGAGCTGAAGGAGCTTCTACATAAAATCCTTGATCCAGATCCCACTACTAGGATTTCTATCTCAAGGATAAAGAGAAGTGCTTGGTACAAAGGACCAGTGGATGTAAATGCAAAGAAGCATGAGCCTGAATCAACACCCAATACCTTTTCAGGTGAAACGGCAACCTCAGGTTTGACAGAATGCAGCACTTCTGAGGGGAATCAAGTGTCGTTAAGCCTCCCAAACCTTAATGCATTTGACATAATCTCTCTCTCAACAGGGTTTAATCTCTCTggattctttgaggatgagtATGGTCGCAGAGAAGAACGATTTACCACTAGACAGCCTGTAACAACAGTACTTTCAAAGTTGAAGGAACTGGCTAAACGCTTGAAGCTAAAAGttaagaagaaagaaaatggagTCTTGAAATTGGCAGCTccaaaggaaggaaggaagggttTTCTTGAGCTTGATGCAGAGATTTTTGAGGTAGCCCCTTCGTTTCTCTTAGTTGAATTGAGAAAGATCAATGGAGACACTATGGAGTATCAAAAGCTGGTTAAAGAGGAAGTAAGGCCAGCGCTCAAAGATATTGTATGGGTATGGCAGGGGGATCAGAACCAGTCAGCACTGCCAACACAGGAGCCACATGATCAGCTTATACCACCATTGCAACAACAAGAAAGACAGGATCAGCTGCATCCATCTGTAGTGCAATAA
- the LOC100839810 gene encoding uncharacterized protein LOC100839810 isoform X2 — MLPGKRSCVGSIGSNYSGIIQQTVCYGGTHKTLTAMAISLSWSSQHSTSKQPFVPSLCYQNRSRKGEIWSYLGEEWSCQDKQIVDAKGNAPAKILVWWNGSAGRLCNGLSQCLLLYDDYCQTVMAFV; from the exons ATGCTGCCGGGTAAAA GGTCTTGTGTTGGCTCCATTGGTAGTAACTACAGTGGAATCATTCAACAAACAGTTTGTTATG GTGGTACACACAAGACATTGACAGCTATGGCTATCTCTTTGTCTTGGAGCTCCCAACATAGCACTTCAAAGCAACCTTTTGTGCCATCACTATGTTACCAGAATAGGAGCAGGAAAGGAGAAATCTGGAGTTATCTAGGAGAAGAATGGAGCTGCCAGGACAAACAGATTGTAGATGCAAAGGGGAATGCACCTGCAAAG ATACTTGTTTGGTGGAATGGTTCAGCTGGGAGATTGTGCAACGGTCTTAGTCAATGTCTACTGTTGTATGATGATTATTGTCAAACCGTGATGGCTTTTGTATGA
- the LOC100840111 gene encoding uncharacterized protein LOC100840111: MPPPNAGEQPAPRPQSPLRGMMPQSPLRIKQGGKFYERLLTKESSAANPSFRYYWAEPGSVPFVWETQPGTPRDDASRMHPGCALPAITPPPSYLLDRHCAGPGGAKVKAAAASRDRAKAKSGGTNNKAKGGKKRYRFKRVKIGGFVADMFRRLAVGKAWWRPAVLSPVQVSSSSRWLVATDKQAEHQHKQKQQRQHRGQDPAVLCSGSARQLSSWMMPFRGTGKRNRDYND, from the coding sequence ATGCCTCCTCCAAACGCCGGagagcagccggcgccgcggccgcagaGCCCGCTCCGTGGCATGATGCCGCAGAGCCCGCTCCGGATCAAGCAGGGCGGCAAGTTCTACGAGCGGCTCCTCACCAAGGAGAGCTCCGCGGCCAACCCGTCGTTCCGCTACTACTGGGCGGAGCCTGGCTCGGTGCCGTTCGTCTGGGAGACGCAGCCCGGCACGCCCCGGGACGACGCGTCCCGGATGCACCCGGGCTGCGCGCTCCCGGCCATCACCCCGCCCCCGTCCTACCTGCTGGACCGGCACTGcgccggccccggcggcgccaAGGTGAAGGCCGCGGCAGCCTCTCGTGATCGTGCCAAGGCCAAGAGCGGCGGGACCAACAACAAGGCTAAGGGTGGCAAGAAGCGGTACAGGTTCAAGCGTGTCAAGATCGGTGGCTTCGTGGCCGACATGTTCCGTAGGCTGGCCGTCGGCAAGGCGTGGTGGCGGCCGGCCGTGCTGTCCCCGGTCCAGGTCTCCTCGTCCAGCCGCTGGCTCGTGGCGACAGACAAGCAGGCCGAGCATCAGCATAAGCAGAAGCAGCAACGGCAACACCGTGGTCAGGACCCCGCCGTGCTGTGCTCCGGGTCGGCGCGTCAGCTGAGCTCGTGGATGATGCCGTTTCGCGGCACGGGGAAGCGGAACCGCGACTACAACGACTAA
- the LOC100844657 gene encoding LOB domain-containing protein 15, translated as MSTERERLDEIGKKIKREPDGAAAAAGGFVVASSSSPVDHHVSRRMVLGGAPNTATPCAACKLLRRRCAHECPFAPYFSPHEPNKFAAVHKVFGASNVSKMLLEVPEAERGDAANSLVYEANLRLRDPVYGCMGAISVLQQQVSALEAELEAVRAEIFKHRYRQASSLMAGGDDAGFMQAPAMAMPPVHAADDDVVSVAAAAGQGQDVIVAGIPGTPPTVYAATGQQPSSSTAADDYGSLNTSEHGAYFG; from the exons ATGTCCACAGAGAG GGAGAGACTCGATGAGATCGGCAAGAAGATCAAGCGAGAGCcggacggcgccgccgccgccgccggaggttTTGTAGTGGCCTCCTCATCCTCACCGGTCGACCACCACGTGTCCCGGCGCATGGTCCTCGGCGGCGCCCCCAACACCGCGACCCCGTGCGCCGCGTGCaagctcctccgccggcgctgcGCCCACGAGTGCCCCTTCGCGCCCTACTTCTCCCCGCACGAGCCCAACAAGTTCGCCGCCGTCCACAAGGTCTTCGGCGCCAGCAACGTCTCCAAGATGCTCCTG GAGGTGCCGGAGGCGGAGAGAGGCGACGCGGCGAACAGCCTGGTGTACGAGGCGAACCTGCGGCTGCGGGACCCGGTGTACGGCTGCATGGGCGCCATCTCggtgctgcagcagcaggtgagCGCGCTGGAGGCCGAGCTGGAGGCCGTCAGGGCAGAGATCTTCAAGCACAGGTACCGCCAGGCCAGCAGCCTCATGGCCGGCGGAGACGACGCAGGTTTCATGCAGGCCCCTGccatggcgatgccgccggtGCACGCCGCGGACGACGACGTGGtgtccgtggcggcggcggctggccaaggccaagaTGTAATAGTGGCCGGCATTCCGGGGACGCCGCCCACGGTGTATGCGGCGACCGGACAACAGCCATCAAGCAGTACTGCTGCTGATGACTACGGCTCCCTCAACACAAGTGAGCATGGTGCATACTTTGGTTGA